The genomic DNA AACTGTTTGGATTTTGGCTTGGGGAAAAGGCGATGACAAGCCTAAAAGTGATTCAACCTTGCTAATCAATCATGATCGCTTCTCTATCATGCGCTCAAGCCTAGCAAATATCTTATCACGATGAATTGCAAGCGGATCTTCGGCGTCAGTGGGGAAAAAGTCGTGTTGGGTGAAACCGACGATGTCATGGTCCTCTTCGAGTTCCTCATCGGAAACGCCATCGCGCTCGTCAGTGGAATCGAAATAAGTGTCCGCAGCCTGTAAAACGTTAGGGGCTCCCGCGAATTTCTGGTAAAGGAGATCAGTTTCCTCATCGCCCAGCATTGCAACATGGCTAGGCGCAGATTCAGCTCCCGTTCCTTCGCTAGCGTCGCTTTCTGCATACTGCCGACTTGCCGTTGCGACAACTCCGTCATCGCTTCCAAAGAGTACGGAGCGgtcgtcatcctcgtcTTCTGGATAGTCGTTTCTGTAGTATGCCTCGTCGTTGGAGTCCTCGTCGTCTGACAGAGCTAGGCTATTttcgtcatcttcttcttctggaatCAAATCGCCACTGTCCTCCACTATCTTGATGTACCCCACTGTGCTCTCATCAAACACAAATTCGTCCTCTGGAACAACCTCACGGTAGTAGATATCGTAAACGTAATCCAAAGACGGAAGCGCCTTGGGGTCTTGCTCAGGCTCGGATCGTCTTCCGCCAGGACGTTTCAACTTCCTCGGCCTTTGCGGAACTTCGCTGTTCGAACCTAAACTTAAGTAGTCGTTCAACATCTCCGAAATCTCCGCGGgcagctcctgctcctcaCGTTTACGTTTCCGCTGTTCCAGGATGAAGTGGCGGGCTTCTCCATCGTCTGATAATTTGAGAAGAGGTGTGTTTAGCTCCTGGATTTGGGTACTCAGTCCAGACTCCACAGTCTTAGCCAGCTTAAACACGAACTTGCCGCGCTTACTTGGTTTGTCCTCCTGGATCACTGTGTCACTGTCAGTATTAAGATCTCAGCGAAGCGTTATAGCCTCTCCTTCTTACTTACGTAAAGCTTGCACAGAATCTTCCTCTCTCTTCCGCTTAACCCTGATGATCTCCGGCGCCTTCATCCTGTATCTGCTGTTTCCTTGGGTACATCTTTGTAAATCCCTTCAATATGCTATTTTTCATGTTGATGATATTTAGATATTTAAGTGTAATAACTACTTCAAAACGCGCTACTAACCACAGTCAAGGTGTTAATCGG from Lachancea thermotolerans CBS 6340 chromosome F complete sequence includes the following:
- the IWR1 gene encoding Iwr1p (similar to uniprot|A2TBP4 Saccharomyces cerevisiae YDL115C IWR1 Protein of unknown function deletion causes hypersensitivity to the K1 killer toxin) — translated: MLNDYLSLGSNSEVPQRPRKLKRPGGRRSEPEQDPKALPSLDYVYDIYYREVVPEDEFVFDESTVGYIKIVEDSGDLIPEEEDDENSLALSDDEDSNDEAYYRNDYPEDEDDDRSVLFGSDDGVVATASRQYAESDASEGTGAESAPSHVAMLGDEETDLLYQKFAGAPNVLQAADTYFDSTDERDGVSDEELEEDHDIVGFTQHDFFPTDAEDPLAIHRDKIFARLERMIEKRS